The Streptomyces griseiscabiei genomic sequence ACGCGGGACGATCACACGGGGCCCGGACTTCGCGACCGCCGTGCCCGGCGTGTACGCCGCCGGGGACGCCGCGCGAGGACAGTCCCTCGTCGTCTGGGCGATCGCCGAGGGGCGGGCGGTGGCCGCGGCCGTCGACCGCAGGTTGACGGGGGTGGACCGGCTGCCGGCGCCGATCGGGCCGTACGACCGGCCCATGACGGCGTAGCCGCAGGCCACGGGCCATGACGGCGGAGCCGCAGGCCACGGGAGGGACGGTCGTCGTATCGGCATGGGAGGCCCAGTCGCCCGCCCGGGCAGAGCTGCCTCCGGGCGTCCGCCCCGCCGTACGCGGCGCGCACGGCGCTCGGCACGCCCGCACGGCGCCCGGCGCCCGGCGCATCCACGCACAGCGCTCGAACACACGCGTGCGCGGCGCGGGCCGCAAAGCCCGCGCCGCGCACGCGTGTGTTCGACCGCCCGTCCGGCGGAGCCCTACGGCTTGCGCGCCACCGCCCCGTACCCCGGGATGACCCCGTCGTCCTGGCCGGGTATCGGCTCGCCGAGTTCGGGGTGCCAGTGGTGGGGTACCTCGATGCCGGGGTCGACCAGTTCGAGGCCGTCGAAGAAGCGGGTGAACTCCTCGCGGGAGCGCAGGGCCAGGGTGACGCCCGCGGCCTTGAGCTTCTCCGTCGCCGCCTTCGACTCCTCCGGGGTGAAGTCGGCGGTCGCGTGGGTGACGACCAGGTAGCTGCCGGAGGGCAGTTCGGCCATCAGGCGCTGGACGAGGGCGTGCGCGCCGTCCTCGTCGGAGACGAAGTGCAGCAGCGCGATCAGCGAGAGCGCCACCGGCCTGCTGAAGTCCAGGACCTTTTTGGCGCCCTCGACGACGGCGTGCGGGTCGCGCACGTCGGCCTGCAGATACTCCGTGCGCCCCTCGGGCGTACCGCGCAGCAGGGCCGCCGCGTGGGCCAGCACGATGGGGTCGTTGTCGCAGTAGACGACGCTCGTCCCGGGGGCGACGCGCTGGGCGATCTGGTGCAGGTTCGGCTCGGTCGGGATACCGGTGCCGATGTCAAGGAACTGACGCACCCCGTGCTCCGCCAGCCAGCGGGTGGAGCGGTGCATGAAGGCACGGTTGACCTGGGCCATCACCGGTACCCGGGGGTCGAGGGCCAGCATCTGCCTGCCCATCGCCTCGTCGACGGGGTAGTTGTCCTTGCCGCCGAGGTACCAGTCGTACATCCGCGCGGGATGGGGTCTGCTCGTGTCGATCTCGACAGGGGGACGCCCGTTCATGACGAACTCCATAAGAATCTTGGAAACATTGCGAACCTCGAGGATCCGCGGCAGTGGGTGATCAACTCAGGGCCAACATAGGGGGATCGGCTGAACAACAGGGAGTGCGCAACAGGCCTCAGGAGAGCAGGAAGTCGGCCACCCCCGCCTTGGCGCCCTCGATGAAGGCGTTCATCTCGTCGGGGGTGTAGATCAGCGCCGGTCCGTCGGGGTCGGTGGACTGCCGTACGGCGATCCGGCCGTCGGCGAGCTTCATGGCCTCCAGGCAGTTGCCGCCGTTGCCGCCGCTCCAGGGCTTGTGCCAGCCCTCGCTGCCGAGTTCCCGGGCGGGCATGCCGTTGTAGACACGTGTACGGGACTGGGTACGCGTGCGCGACGGCGGCTGCGACTGCGGCTTGATGAATTCCATTCGGTGTCTTCAGAGCTCCTTGCGGAGATCCCGGAGGATCTCCTTCGTGCGTTGTGCCGTGGCGGCCTGCGCCGCCATGCGGTCCATGACCTCGAGGTGGGTCGCCACCTCGGAGCGGTCGTCCAGGTAGACGGCGCCGGTCAGGTACTCGCTGTAGACCATGTCCGGAAGTTCGGCCATGGCGAATCGGAACAGGACGAACGGCCCGTAGGTGCCCGGGTGCGGTCCTGTGTCGAACGTGGCGACCTGGAGCGTCACATGCGTCAGCTCCATGGTGTCGAGCAGTCGGTCGAGCTGGGCGCGCATGACCGCCGGTCCGCCGACGGGGCGGCGCAGGGCGGTCTCGTCCATCACGAACCACAGCCGGGGCGCACCCTCACGGGTGAGCAGTTCCTGTCGTTGCATGCGCAGGGCGACATGGCGCTCGATGTCCTCGGGCTTGGTCTGGCCGATGGCACCCGAGGTCATGACGGCGCGCGCGTAGTCCTCGGTCTGCAGCAGTCCGGGGACGAAATGGGGGTCGTAGCCGCGGATCAGGCCGGCCGCGCCCTCCAGGCTGACGTACATGGAGAACCAGCCCGGCAGGATGTCGTGGTACCGCTGCCACCAGCCCGGCTTGTTGGCGTCCTCGGCGAGCCGGACGAAGGTCTCGGCCTCCTCGTCGCCGACCCCGTACGCCTTCAGCAACAGCTGGAGATAGGGAATCTTGAGGGCGACCTCGGCGGTCTCCATCCGGCGGACCGTGGCGGCGGTGACGTGCAGGATGCGCCCGGCCTCCTCGCGCCGGATGCCCGCGCGCTCGCGCAGGTCCAGCAGACGCCGGCCGAGCACGACCTGGCCGACCGTCGGCGCGGACCGCGGCTCACTCATCTCGCCCCTCTCCTTCGATCTCCTCTGGCCCTGCGCTGACCTGCGTCGATTCCCGGAGCGCCCGGTCCCGACAGCCCGGCGGCGCCGTTCGGAGACCTCGCTCGCCGCACAGGTCCGGGTACACAAACGAACACTGTGCGTACATACGGACGTTGTGCGAGGGATTTCCAACTGGCGCCGCTACACGTGCTGTTGCGTGCAGTGTGCCATGACCGTTCAGAGAGTCATACGGCACTCTGCAATTTTCAGAGTGACACTTGCCAAGTGTTCATGGCGGGGCGATAGTGGCAAGCGTGATTCCGCCCCCTGCGCCGTTAGGAACAGACGCCGCCGGAGACCGTGTCGGTCCCGGTCCGGCCTCCGGGGCGCGCCCCGAGACAATCGCCGAGCGCCGGTTTCGATTCGAGCTGGCCGCGCACCCGGGTGCCGTGGCCCAGGCCCGGCGTGTGACCCGTGACCAGCTCACCGGCTGGTCCCTCTGCGAGGACGCCTGCGACACGGCCGCCTTGGTCGTGTCCGAGCTGGTGACCAACGCGATCGTGCACACCGCGAGCACCCAGATCGTCTGCGAGCTGCACGACGGCGACGAGATGGTGCGGATAGCGGTACGGGACGAGGGCTGCGCTCCGGGTGAGCCGCACCCCTCGCCGCAGCGGCCCGAGGAGGAACACGGCCGGGGGCTGCTCCTCATAGAGTCCCTCTGCCGCTCCTGGGGCGCGCAGCCGGTCGGCCTCGGGCTTCTGGTGTGGGCGGACGTGTCGCGCGGGCTGCCCGCCGCGGCGGTCCCGGCCGACGCGGGCTCGGGCCTGGCCACGGACCGCCCCACCGGCGTCACCATGAACATGCCGACCGACATCCCGGCGAACGTCAAGGCGGACGTCCCAGCGGACGTCCCGACCGACGTCCCGGCAAACATCCCGCTGGGCGGCGGCAACGACGCGCGCACCGCGGTGCGACCCGCTCCCGGGGTCCGGCCCGATCTGGCGATCCGGCCCGATCTCGGAGCGCGGTCCGATCTGGGCTGGGGCGCGAAGAAGCCGCCTGCGGAGGGCCGGGAGGGTGAGGCGGAGGCGTTCCGTCTCATGGGTGCCGAGGGCCACCGCAAGGGTGCCGAGACCGGGCACCTCACGGGTTTCGAATGTCGTACGGAAGCCGGAGTCCGGCCGAAAGTCGGACGGCGGACGGGGGCCGAATGGGTGTGAGCGCGTCGATCGGTCCCGCCGGACCCCCCGGCGGGGGCAGAGTGGCTCGCGTGGTGAGCCTTGACACCCTGACCCGACTGCGCCGCGCCCAGCGTCCCGCTGCGACGCCCCGCCCCCTTCCCCTGCCCGAGGGCATGACCGCGCCCATGGGATGCGACGCGGTGACCGTCCCGGCCCGCCTCGGGCCGATGGTGCTGCCCCGTCTGCCCCGTGTGGGCTGCGTCTACGCCGACCGGGCGCAGTGGTGGTGGATCGTGCCGGCCGACTCCGACTACGCGCTGGAGTGGCCCGCGCCGGTGCGCTACACCACCGGAGCGCTGGTCTCCGACGGCGCGGCCGTTCCCGGCCTGATCCTGCGGCCGGAGGGGGCCATTCCCTATACGCCGCCGATACCCCTGTATCTGGCGTTGTGCCGGGTCACGGGGACCACGCCGACCTGGTCCCGGCTGACGGCGTAGGACTACGCCGCGCTCCGCCCGGCGCACGCCTCGCCGCCGCGCTCCCTCCCCGGCCCTTCCCCCTCCCCGCCCCGGTCCCCTTCAGGCCCGCGCCTCCCCGCGTCCCGGCCCGACCCGACAGCACCCGGCCCGACCCGCTCCGTGCCGGTGCACTTCACTCTGCCTCCTCGCGCCCCGCGTGCTCCGGGCGGGTGGTCGTGGCGGTGTCGTGCGCCCTGGCCGGGGGTGGGGGGTGCCGGGATAGTGGCGTGTCGGTGACGAGGCGGGGGAGGCCGTGGGTGGGGAAGGCGCGGGACGAGGAGAAGACGCGGGACGGGGAGAGGCCGGAGACGTCGGAGTCGGAGCTGCTGCTGTTCGGGGGGCCGCTGCGGTACGACATGGGCTGGTCGCAGCACGCCGACGCGTTCCTGGAGCTGAACTTCCGCGCGATGGTGCGGCGCCTGCCGTCCCTGCTCGCGTCGAGCTTCCGGCTGGCCTGGCAGGCGGACCGGCGGGCGGCCCGGACCGTGCTGGCGGCCGAGACGGGCCGCGGCCTCGCCCAGGCGGTGAGCCTGCTCGCGGTGAACGCGATCCTGGGCCGGCTGATGACGGACGGCACGGTCGAGGAGCGGCTGCGCGGCGCCGTGCCCGCGCTCGTCACCATCGCCGCCGTGATGCTGGTGTCCACCCTGCTGCGGGCGGCCTCGACATACGCGACGGGCCGGCTGGAGCCGAAGGTGGAACGCGTCGCGACCGAGCTGTATCTGGAGCGGGCGGCGGGTGTGGAGCTGTCCGCGATCGAGGACGACGGTTTCCACAAACTGCTGGACACCGCGAAGTACGGCGCCCAGTCCGCCCGTCGGATGATCAGCTATTCGGCGCGGGTGGTGAACGCGCTGATCTCGCTGGTCGCGGCGGCCGGTGTGCTGACCGTGCTGCACCCGGCCCTGCTGCCGCTCCTGGTCACGATGACGCTGCCGAGTGCCTGGAGTTCCCTGACCATCGCCCGCCGCCGCTACACGTCCTTCCATGCCTGGGTGCAGCACGCGCGCGCGGGCTATCTGATCGGCTCCCTGCTGATCGAGCCGGAGGCGGCCCCGGAGATCCGGGTGCACGGGGTCGGTCCGTTCCTGCTGCGCCACTTCCGCTCCATGTCGGAGACGGCGGAGGCCGAGCAGGCGCGCCTGGCCCGGCTGGCGGCCCGTACGGGCCTGTACGCGGCCCTGTGGACCGGACTGGCCACCGTGGCGACGTACGCGACGCTGGGCGGTCTGCTGCTCGGCGGCGCCATGGCGCTGTCCGTGGCGGGTACGGCGGTCATCGCGATCCGTACCGGGTCCGCGAGCCTCGACACGCTGGTCCTGGAGGTGAACTCCCTGCACGAGGAGGCCCTCTTCGTGGGTGACATGCAGCGGCTGTACGTGGAGGCGGCCAAGCGCGCGATCCCTCAGGGCGGTACTCCGCTGCCCGAGGACCCCCGGGAGATCCGGGTGGAGAACGTGACCTTCGCCTATCCGGGCAAGGCCGGCCGGCCCGCGCTCAGCGACGTCACCCTGACCGTGCCGCTGGGCAAGATCGTGGCGCTCGTCGGCGAGAACGGCTCGGGCAAGACGACCCTGGTCAAGCTGCTCGCCGGGCTGTACGCGCCCGACCGGGGCAGGATCATGTGGGACGGCGTGGACGCGGCGGGCGCCGACCGGCGGCAGCTCGCCGAGCGCATCGCGATGGTCGCGCAGGACTTCAAGCGGTGGCCCTTCACGGCCCGCGTCAACATGGCGATCGGCCGCCCCGCCGCGCCGCTGACCGAGGAGCGGCTCGCGGCGTCCGTCGCGGAGGCCGGGGCGCAGGACGTGCTGGACGATCTGCCGCGCGGCCTCGACACGCTGCTGGGCAAGGGGTTCAGCGGCGGGCACGAACTGTCGGGCGGGCAGTGGCAGCGCCTGGGGATCGCGCGGGCCGCGTACCGGCGCGGGCGCATCCTGATCGTGGACGAGCCGACCGCCGCCCTGGACGCCCGCGCGGAGCTGGAGGTCTTCGAGAAGATCCGCGCCCTGGCGGGCACCGGTCAGACGGTCGTACTGATCACCCACCGGCTGGCGTCGGTCCGCCACGCCGACCTGGTGCACGTCCTCGACCAGGGCCGCCTGGTGGAGTCCGGCACCCCGGACGAACTGCTGGCCACGGGCGGGGTGTACGCGGAGCTGTACTCGCTCCAGGCCGAGCAGTTCGCGGCGAAGCCGGCCGGGGCGAAGGTGCCGACCGGTCCGGCCGCGGCGGCGAAGGTGCCCGCGCCGAAGGCGGGGTGAGGTCAGGCCGAGGCGGTCGCGGCGGTCTCGGCGCCGCGCACGATGACCAGGAACATGTCCGTCGCGATGTCCATCACGACCTCGGCCTGCTGCCCCTCCATACGGGCCGCGTGGGCCAGCTCCTCGGCCGGCCACGAGCCGCGCGGCCCACCGGCGGGAAAGCGTCCCAGCACCGTTCGACCGTTCACCCTGCACCTCCATGTCGCGCTGTACCCGTGGCCCGTGAACCCGCGGCTGGGCAGCTTGTAGATTTAAACGCCAACCACGGGGTGAACGGCTCGCGAAGTGACGGTACTGAGACGTAGTTGACACGAGGTCAACCACGGATCGTGAGGTACCTCTCAGAAACCACACATTCCGGTGACGCTACGTGCCAACGCTTGCACTATTTGTCACTCCCCGTACTCGCCGTACTCGTCGTGGTACCGGATCCGCTCGTCGCCGACCGCTCCCAGCGCCGTCAGGGCCAGCAGCCCGGCCGTGGGACCGAGCCCCTCCAGGCCCCGCCCGTACGCCGAGTACGTGAGGAAGACCCGCTCGCGCTCCCGCAGGAAGCAGCTCACGCCCGGCCGTTCGTCGGCACCGTGGTCATGGTCGAACGTGTTGCCGTACGACGAGTACCAGGGCACCGTCCATCCCATGCGCGCCTTGAAGGGGAGGATCCGTGTGTAGGGCGCCCGCGAGACGACCGCGAACTCGGTGCCCCGCGCGCGCAGATGTGCCAGATGCCCGACCTGGTCCAGAAAGGCCGAGCAGTCGCGGGAGCCCGCCTGCCACTCCGGGGCGAACGCGAAGTGGTACACGATCAGTTGGTGACGCTCCCGGAACAGGTCGAGCAGTGTCGCCTTGCCGTCACCGCCCTCGAAGACGTACTCCTCGTCGACCTCGACCATCGGCAGGCGCCGCCGCTCGGCGTCCAGCGCGTCCCGCGCGCGGGTGAGGGCCTTCTCCTTGAGCAGCAGTTCCTCCCGCGCGGCGCGCCATTCCTCGCGCGGGACGATCCGCGGAAGCGACATGTGTTCCTCCTCCGGTGACGATGCCTTCCACCGGGGTGGACCGGAGCCGGACACGGAACTCATCGGTGCGGCGCGACTTTTCCGAGCGCCGCCGTGACGGTGCCGTCCACCGGCGGCCCGGGCGGCTGATCGGGTGGCTGCTCGGGCGGGCTACTCGGGCGGCTTGTCGTAGTCCTGGATGCGGCCGCCGTGGCTGCGGTCGGTCAGCGCGGCCAGGCGGCCCGTCATCTCCGCCACCGTCGCCGGCACGTCGACGGTGAGGAGTTCGCGGTCGCGCATCAGAACGCGGCCGTCGACGATCGTGGTGGTGACGTCGGCGGAGCGGGCGCTGTGCACGAGGGTGGCGGCGAGGTCGTGCACCGGCTGGGTGTGCGGGCCGGTGAGGTCGACGAGGACGATGTCGGCGCGCCGTCCGGGGGCGAGGCCGCCGATCCGCTCCCCCAGCCCGACGGCCCGTGCGCTCTGCAGGGTGGCGTGGTGCAGGGCCTGACGGGAGGTCAGCCAGCGCGGGTCGCCCTCGGTGGACTTCTGTACGAGCGCGGTGAGGGCCATGGACTCCCACACGTCGAGCGAGTTGTTGGAGGCGGCCCCGTCCGTGGCGAGCCCGACGGGGATCCCGATGCGGCGCAGGGCGCGCACCGGGGTCGTGGGCCAGGCGAACTTGAGGTAGCCGCGGGGCGCGGTGGCGACGGCCACCGGCCCGGTCGCCCGTTCCAGGACGGGCAGGTCGCGCTCGACGATCCCGGTGCCGTGCGCGACGAGCACGCCCGCGTCGAGACCGAGGAGCCCGGTGCGCTCCAGGACCTCGATGGGGGTGACGCCGTGCCGGGCGAGGCTGTTGTCGGTCTGGTCACGGCTCTCCGAGGCGTGCAGATGCACAGGGAGGCCGTGTTCCCGGGCCAGTTCGGCGGTGGCGGCCAGGTCGGCGTCGTCGACGGTGTAGGGGGCGTGCGGGGCGAGCGCGGTGGTGATACGACCGCCGGCCGCGCCCCGGTGCCGCAGCGCGAACTCCAGGGACCTCTCCCTGCCTTCGGGTCCCTGTGAGGAGAAGAACGCCTCGCCGAGATGTGCGCGCAGCCCGGTCTCCCCGACGACGGCGGCGACCGTGTCCATCGAGAAGTAGTGGTCGGCGAAGCAGGTCACCCCGCCCCTGATCATCTCCGCGCAGGCCAGCCGGGCCCCCAGTTCCACGTCCTTCGCCGTCAGATTGGACTCGACGGGCCAGATGACGTCGTTGAACCACTGCTCCGCCGGCAGGTCCTCCGCGATGCCGCGCAGCGCCACCATGGGGGCGTGCGTATGGCAGTTGATCAGCCCCGGCATCGCGACCCGGCCGCGCGCGTCGATGCGTTCCGCCGTGGCGACGGGGGCCGTCTCCTCCGCCGGCCCGATGCTCACGATCACCCCCTCCCGTACGACGATCGCGGCGTCCTCGACGAAGTCGATCCCCTCGTGCTCGTCGTGGACGAGGGCGGTGCAGCCGGTGATGACGAGATCGGCGGGAGCCTGCGCGGCGGAAGCGGCGGAAGCGGCGGATTCGGAAGGGGGCGGGGGTGGGGGCGGCGTCATGCTGTCACCGTACGACCGGCACCCGTCCCCTCAGGCGCTCATGCCCTGCCTCGGCAGGACGTCGGTGATGTCCGGGGCGTCGGGGAGGCTGATGCGCGCGTGCCCGCGGTGGCGGGCGAGGTCGTCGAGGAGGGCGGTGATCCGCTCGGTGTGGTGGCGGCCGAGCCGTCCGGTGTCGTCGAGGTGCACGGCGCAGGCGGTGGTGGTGTCGACCAGCCGTTCGAGGATCGCGGCGATCTCGTCGGTGCCCTCGGTGTGCCGGGCCAAGGCGGGCAGTTCGGCTCCGGAGAGGGCGATCGCGGCGCGGGCCCGGGCCAGTGCGCGGTAGGCCTCGCGGCGCAGGGTCCAGCGGGCGGCCCGTTCGTCGGTCTCGCCGGGCAGGGCGGCCCCGACGGAGACGGTGACCCCGTTGGGTGTGGACGCGCGGCCCGATGATGCAGAACCGTTCCCTCCGGTGCGGGCGCCCGGCGTGCGCGACTCGTCCAGGACGTGCGCGAGGTAGGCGTGCGCGGCCGTCCCCGCTTCGGTGAGCCGGGCGCGCACGCCCCCTCCGCGCTGTCCCTCCGGGATCGGCAGATGACCGACGATCAGGACGATGGCGCAGGCCAGGAGCGTTTCGGCGATGCGGCTCCAGGAGGCCTGGGGGTCGCCGCCGACCATGACGAGGGCGAGGACGAGGACGGTGACGACGGCGGTCTGGGCGGCGAAGTGCCGGGTGGCGACGGGTATCAGCGCCCCGCTGACCGCGACCAGCGCGACGAGCCCTTCGGGCCGGGGCAGCACGGCGGCGAACCCGGCGAAGAGCACGGCACCGAGAACCGTCCCGGCGGCCCGGCACAGCACCCGGGAGACGAGCGGCCCCAGGTCGGGCTTGACCAGGAAGACGGCGGTCGCGGGCAGCCAGTACCAGTGCTCGTGGTGCAGCGCCTGGGCCACGGCCGCGGCGGCCCCGAAGGACAGGGCGACCCGCAGTCCGTACTCGCGTCCGCCGGACCCGAGGCCGAGCCGTGCGAGCGAGCCGAGGGTGCGGCGGCGGGTGTGCAGGTCGCGTGCGTCGCCGCCGCGGTCGAAGGTCTCGGCGGCGCGCAGGAGCGCGTCGTCGAGGGCGCGCAGCGCGGGCGCGGACCGGGAGGGCGCGGGCAGCGGGCCGGTGGCGGTGTTGCCGCGCACGGCCGCCGCCAGCCGCCGGGGTCCTTCGGAGGCCCGGCCGACGACGGCGTCCCCGGCCCAGGCCAGCGCGGTGGCCGCCTCGGCGAGGGGCAGCGCGGCGGCGTACTGGGCGTGCAGCCGCCGCTCGGACGACGAACTGGCGTAGCGCCGCAGCCGGGGCCCGGCGAGCGCGTCCTGGGCGTGGTCGAGGGCGGCGGTCAGCGCGGCCCGCCGGGCGAGCGCGTCCGGGGTGCCGACGGCGTCCAGCAGCCCGGCGATGGCGTCGTAGACGGCGGCGACGGCGTCCCGTTCCCCGTCGAACCGGTAGTCGCCCGCGGTGAGGACCGCCGGTGTGGGCAGCGCGAGGCG encodes the following:
- a CDS encoding helix-turn-helix domain-containing protein is translated as MSEPRSAPTVGQVVLGRRLLDLRERAGIRREEAGRILHVTAATVRRMETAEVALKIPYLQLLLKAYGVGDEEAETFVRLAEDANKPGWWQRYHDILPGWFSMYVSLEGAAGLIRGYDPHFVPGLLQTEDYARAVMTSGAIGQTKPEDIERHVALRMQRQELLTREGAPRLWFVMDETALRRPVGGPAVMRAQLDRLLDTMELTHVTLQVATFDTGPHPGTYGPFVLFRFAMAELPDMVYSEYLTGAVYLDDRSEVATHLEVMDRMAAQAATAQRTKEILRDLRKEL
- a CDS encoding ABC transporter ATP-binding protein, giving the protein MGWSQHADAFLELNFRAMVRRLPSLLASSFRLAWQADRRAARTVLAAETGRGLAQAVSLLAVNAILGRLMTDGTVEERLRGAVPALVTIAAVMLVSTLLRAASTYATGRLEPKVERVATELYLERAAGVELSAIEDDGFHKLLDTAKYGAQSARRMISYSARVVNALISLVAAAGVLTVLHPALLPLLVTMTLPSAWSSLTIARRRYTSFHAWVQHARAGYLIGSLLIEPEAAPEIRVHGVGPFLLRHFRSMSETAEAEQARLARLAARTGLYAALWTGLATVATYATLGGLLLGGAMALSVAGTAVIAIRTGSASLDTLVLEVNSLHEEALFVGDMQRLYVEAAKRAIPQGGTPLPEDPREIRVENVTFAYPGKAGRPALSDVTLTVPLGKIVALVGENGSGKTTLVKLLAGLYAPDRGRIMWDGVDAAGADRRQLAERIAMVAQDFKRWPFTARVNMAIGRPAAPLTEERLAASVAEAGAQDVLDDLPRGLDTLLGKGFSGGHELSGGQWQRLGIARAAYRRGRILIVDEPTAALDARAELEVFEKIRALAGTGQTVVLITHRLASVRHADLVHVLDQGRLVESGTPDELLATGGVYAELYSLQAEQFAAKPAGAKVPTGPAAAAKVPAPKAG
- a CDS encoding ATP-binding protein, whose amino-acid sequence is MTRDQLTGWSLCEDACDTAALVVSELVTNAIVHTASTQIVCELHDGDEMVRIAVRDEGCAPGEPHPSPQRPEEEHGRGLLLIESLCRSWGAQPVGLGLLVWADVSRGLPAAAVPADAGSGLATDRPTGVTMNMPTDIPANVKADVPADVPTDVPANIPLGGGNDARTAVRPAPGVRPDLAIRPDLGARSDLGWGAKKPPAEGREGEAEAFRLMGAEGHRKGAETGHLTGFECRTEAGVRPKVGRRTGAEWV
- a CDS encoding DUF397 domain-containing protein, producing MEFIKPQSQPPSRTRTQSRTRVYNGMPARELGSEGWHKPWSGGNGGNCLEAMKLADGRIAVRQSTDPDGPALIYTPDEMNAFIEGAKAGVADFLLS
- a CDS encoding FUSC family protein, which translates into the protein MTRRATLALPPWLAHALRAQRGPVPWNAVVRGALAGGPLLLVAVLLGRPSVGVVAALGAMLAGINDRPGSRRTAVQRLGAPALAGAVGLLVGTYAGQYTGGTYAGAVVLTLLLTGLGLIAGGMSAIGPVSSGAGTQLLVAAAIGAGMPLPEPGWQRALAYLAGAGWLLALRLALPTPAVLTAGDYRFDGERDAVAAVYDAIAGLLDAVGTPDALARRAALTAALDHAQDALAGPRLRRYASSSSERRLHAQYAAALPLAEAATALAWAGDAVVGRASEGPRRLAAAVRGNTATGPLPAPSRSAPALRALDDALLRAAETFDRGGDARDLHTRRRTLGSLARLGLGSGGREYGLRVALSFGAAAAVAQALHHEHWYWLPATAVFLVKPDLGPLVSRVLCRAAGTVLGAVLFAGFAAVLPRPEGLVALVAVSGALIPVATRHFAAQTAVVTVLVLALVMVGGDPQASWSRIAETLLACAIVLIVGHLPIPEGQRGGGVRARLTEAGTAAHAYLAHVLDESRTPGARTGGNGSASSGRASTPNGVTVSVGAALPGETDERAARWTLRREAYRALARARAAIALSGAELPALARHTEGTDEIAAILERLVDTTTACAVHLDDTGRLGRHHTERITALLDDLARHRGHARISLPDAPDITDVLPRQGMSA
- a CDS encoding DUF899 domain-containing protein, coding for MSLPRIVPREEWRAAREELLLKEKALTRARDALDAERRRLPMVEVDEEYVFEGGDGKATLLDLFRERHQLIVYHFAFAPEWQAGSRDCSAFLDQVGHLAHLRARGTEFAVVSRAPYTRILPFKARMGWTVPWYSSYGNTFDHDHGADERPGVSCFLRERERVFLTYSAYGRGLEGLGPTAGLLALTALGAVGDERIRYHDEYGEYGE
- a CDS encoding SAM-dependent methyltransferase, giving the protein MEFVMNGRPPVEIDTSRPHPARMYDWYLGGKDNYPVDEAMGRQMLALDPRVPVMAQVNRAFMHRSTRWLAEHGVRQFLDIGTGIPTEPNLHQIAQRVAPGTSVVYCDNDPIVLAHAAALLRGTPEGRTEYLQADVRDPHAVVEGAKKVLDFSRPVALSLIALLHFVSDEDGAHALVQRLMAELPSGSYLVVTHATADFTPEESKAATEKLKAAGVTLALRSREEFTRFFDGLELVDPGIEVPHHWHPELGEPIPGQDDGVIPGYGAVARKP
- a CDS encoding amidohydrolase → MTPPPPPPPSESAASAASAAQAPADLVITGCTALVHDEHEGIDFVEDAAIVVREGVIVSIGPAEETAPVATAERIDARGRVAMPGLINCHTHAPMVALRGIAEDLPAEQWFNDVIWPVESNLTAKDVELGARLACAEMIRGGVTCFADHYFSMDTVAAVVGETGLRAHLGEAFFSSQGPEGRERSLEFALRHRGAAGGRITTALAPHAPYTVDDADLAATAELAREHGLPVHLHASESRDQTDNSLARHGVTPIEVLERTGLLGLDAGVLVAHGTGIVERDLPVLERATGPVAVATAPRGYLKFAWPTTPVRALRRIGIPVGLATDGAASNNSLDVWESMALTALVQKSTEGDPRWLTSRQALHHATLQSARAVGLGERIGGLAPGRRADIVLVDLTGPHTQPVHDLAATLVHSARSADVTTTIVDGRVLMRDRELLTVDVPATVAEMTGRLAALTDRSHGGRIQDYDKPPE